One genomic segment of Helianthus annuus cultivar XRQ/B chromosome 14, HanXRQr2.0-SUNRISE, whole genome shotgun sequence includes these proteins:
- the LOC110908142 gene encoding ATP sulfurylase 2 has translation MSLTFKPQMITPISHFNKTHKNPSISTTPIYHFNQLTTPHIVFRSRKMTPHAKKMTSRMMIKSSLIEPDGGLLVNLVVPEDQRGVKVAEAEGMVKVGLKKIDLEWVHVVSEGWASPLKGFMREDEYLQSLHFNSMRVGDGGVVNMSLPIVLAIDDECKERIGGDSDVALVGPDGTTVAILRSIEIYKHNKEERIARTWGTIAPGLPYVEEAITPAGDWLIGGDLEVLSPIKYNDGLDNYRLSPKQLREEFDRRQADAVFAFQLRNPVHNGHALLMNDTRKRLLDLGYKNPILLLHPLGGYTKADDVPLDVRMEQHSKVLEDGVLDPETTIVSIFPSPMHYAGPTEVQWHAKARINAGANFYIVGRDPAGMGHPTEKRDLYDPDHGKKVLSMAPGLEKLNILPFRVAAYDTVAKQMAFFDPSRAKDFLFISGTKMRTFARTGESPPNGFMCPGGWDVLVKYYASLQTEEAKSVAVST, from the exons ATGTCACTCACATTCAAACCCCAGATGATCACACCCATTTCACATTTCAACAAAACCCACAAAAACCCTTCAATTTCAACCACACCCATTTACCATTTCAACCAATTAACCACCCCCCACATTGTGTTCCGTTCAAGAAAGATGACGCCACACGCCAAGAAGATGACGTCACGCATGATGATAAAAAGTTCATTGATTGAACCAGATGGTGGGTTGCTTGTTAATCTGGTGGTGCCAGAGGATCAAAGGGGGGTGAAGGTTGCAGAAGCAGAGGGGATGGTGAAAGTGGGGTTGAAAAAGATAGATTTGGAGTGGGTTCATGTGGTTAGTGAAGGGTGGGCTAGTCCTTTGAAAGGGTTTATGAGGGAAGATGAGTATTTGCAGAGCTTGCATTTTAATTCAATGAGGGTTGGGGATGGTGGGGTTGTGAACATGTCATTGCCTATTGTGTTGGCTATTGATGATGAGTGTAAAGAGAGAATTGGTGGGGATAGTGATGTGGCTTTGGTTGGGCCTGATGGTACTACAGTTGCTATTCTAAGAAG CATTGAGATATACAAGCATAACAAAGAAGAACGAATCGCCAGGACATGGGGAACCATTGCTCCCGGACTACCTTACGTCGAAGAAGCAATAACGCCGGCTGGCGACTGGCTCATCGGTGGAGATTTAGAAGTATTATCTCCAATCAAATACAATGACGGTCTTGATAATTACAGGCTTTCTCCCAAGCAACTTCGTGAAGAGTTTGACCGCAGACAAGCCGATGCGGTTTTTGCTTTTCAGTTAAGAAACCCCGTGCATAATGGGCATGCGTTGTTGATGAATGACACGCGTAAAAGACTGTTAGATTTGGGTTACAAGAATCCAATTCTTTTGCTTCATCCTTTAGGTGGATACACAAAAGCCGATGATGTGCCGTTGGATGTACGCATGGAACAACATAGCAAG GTCTTAGAAGATGGAGTACTTGACCCCGAGACTACCATCGTCTCTATATTTCCGTCACCAATGCATTACGCGGGTCCCACTGAAGTACAGTGGCACGCAAAGGCACGAATAAATGCTGGTGCTAATTTCTACATTGTGGGCCGCGATCCAGCTGGAATGGGTCATCCTACTGAAAAACGTGACTTATATGATCCCGATCATGGTAAAAAGGTGTTGAGCATGGCCCCGGGGTTGGAGAAGTTGAATATTCTGCCATTTAGG GTGGCAGCGTACGACACAGTAGCCAAGCAGATGGCTTTTTTCGACCCTTCACGAGCTAAAGATTTTCTTTTCATCTCCGGGACCAAG ATGCGGACCTTTGCAAGAACTGGAGAGAGCCCACCAAATGGTTTTATGTGTCCGGGAGGATGGGACGTTCTTGTCAAATACTATGCGAGTTTGCAAACCGAAGAAGCCAAGTCTGTGGCAGTTTCGACGTAG